One segment of Cetobacterium sp. NK01 DNA contains the following:
- a CDS encoding DnaJ domain-containing protein, with translation MISIALVLTAAIFLIIALLFGMNRAIAALPALFFIMLLISFFGFIVVQFFPIILIFLVIRYFMNKKNPRKGNFYYKTYTQKDFEDMFRNQGNQYGGNYQGSYQNNPFGSFEDKTKYYKILGVTETSTPEEIKKAYRELAKKHHPDRYANAEPEVREMHEKKFKEINEAYEKLQ, from the coding sequence ATGATATCAATAGCATTAGTTTTAACAGCAGCTATTTTTTTAATAATAGCATTACTGTTTGGTATGAATAGAGCTATAGCAGCTTTGCCAGCACTATTTTTTATAATGTTACTAATTTCTTTCTTTGGATTTATAGTAGTTCAATTTTTCCCAATAATTCTTATATTTTTAGTTATTAGGTACTTTATGAATAAGAAGAATCCAAGAAAGGGAAATTTTTACTATAAAACATATACTCAAAAAGATTTTGAGGATATGTTTAGAAACCAAGGAAATCAATATGGTGGTAACTATCAAGGAAGCTATCAAAATAATCCTTTTGGAAGTTTCGAAGATAAAACAAAATATTATAAAATATTGGGAGTGACAGAAACTTCGACGCCAGAAGAGATAAAAAAAGCGTATAGAGAATTAGCTAAAAAGCACCATCCTGATAGATATGCTAATGCAGAGCCAGAAGTGAGAGAAATGCATGAAAAAAAGTTTAAAGAAATAAATGAAGCTTATGAAAAACTTCAATAA
- a CDS encoding tetratricopeptide repeat protein produces the protein MLRKKILKRIDISKEDLLNQEQEIRFELLSKANNIENLEKLGTILFYKRDCEGALEIYEKLRSLGKKDSDTIGFLGYLNYELGNYSNSIKYFNMFLDNKPGDAFVYFLLGNAYSRAGKIVEAINSYDFAIFLDLDIYNAHLDFAKEYEFLGRYSKALNEYIAAYEIDPRDKEIKEKIKYLKEKM, from the coding sequence ATGCTAAGAAAAAAGATACTAAAAAGAATAGATATAAGTAAAGAAGATTTATTAAATCAAGAGCAAGAAATAAGGTTTGAGCTTTTAAGTAAGGCCAATAATATTGAAAATTTAGAAAAATTAGGAACAATTCTTTTTTATAAAAGAGATTGTGAAGGTGCTTTAGAGATTTATGAGAAACTTAGATCTTTAGGGAAAAAAGACAGTGATACAATAGGATTTCTGGGATATTTAAACTATGAATTAGGTAATTATAGTAATAGTATAAAATATTTTAATATGTTTTTAGATAATAAGCCAGGAGATGCATTTGTATATTTTCTATTGGGAAATGCATATTCACGTGCTGGAAAAATAGTAGAAGCAATAAATAGTTATGATTTTGCAATATTTTTAGATTTAGATATATATAATGCTCACTTAGACTTTGCTAAAGAATATGAATTTTTAGGAAGATATAGTAAAGCTCTAAATGAATATATAGCAGCCTATGAAATTGACCCAAGAGATAAAGAAATTAAAGAAAAAATAAAATATTTAAAAGAGAAAATGTAG
- the rplT gene encoding 50S ribosomal protein L20, which produces MRVKTGIVRRRRHKKVLKAAKGFRGASGDVFKQAKQAVMRAEAFSTRDRKVRKRKMRQLWIIRINAAARINGLTYSTLMNGLKRAGIELDRKVLADIALNNAAEFAKLAETAKAAL; this is translated from the coding sequence ATGAGAGTTAAGACTGGAATAGTTAGAAGAAGAAGACATAAAAAAGTTTTAAAAGCTGCTAAAGGATTTAGAGGTGCGTCAGGTGACGTATTTAAGCAAGCTAAACAAGCTGTAATGAGAGCAGAGGCTTTCTCTACAAGAGATAGAAAAGTTAGAAAGAGAAAGATGAGACAATTATGGATCATCAGAATCAATGCAGCAGCAAGAATTAACGGATTAACTTACTCAACTTTAATGAATGGATTAAAGAGAGCAGGAATCGAGTTAGATAGAAAAGTTTTAGCAGATATCGCTTTAAACAATGCAGCAGAGTTCGCTAAATTAGCTGAAACTGCAAAAGCAGCATTATAA
- the rpmI gene encoding 50S ribosomal protein L35 — MPKMKTHRGARKRIKVTGTGKFVVKKPGKSHILTKKTRKRKNRLKKDTVITSTLEKHLKGLLPYGVGR; from the coding sequence ATGCCAAAAATGAAAACTCATAGAGGTGCTAGAAAAAGAATTAAAGTTACTGGAACAGGGAAATTCGTTGTTAAAAAGCCAGGAAAGAGCCATATCTTAACAAAGAAAACTAGAAAAAGAAAGAACAGATTAAAGAAGGATACAGTAATCACTTCAACATTAGAGAAGCACTTAAAAGGATTATTACCATACGGAGTAGGAAGATAA
- the infC gene encoding translation initiation factor IF-3 codes for MSIISDKVRINEKIRGRELRIISETGEQLGIMSASEALELAMQKELDLVEISPNAAPPVCKIMDYGKFKYEQTRKAKEAKKNQKQVIVKEVKFRARIDQHDMDTKIAQVKKFLEKDNKVKITLVQYGRERMYADQGIEMLDQISDRFVEVADVDKKYNDKQKYLILSPKK; via the coding sequence GTGTCTATTATTTCGGACAAAGTTAGAATTAATGAAAAGATAAGAGGTAGAGAATTAAGAATTATCTCTGAAACTGGAGAGCAATTAGGAATTATGTCAGCATCAGAAGCTTTAGAGCTAGCTATGCAAAAAGAATTAGATTTAGTTGAAATATCTCCAAATGCTGCGCCGCCAGTATGTAAAATAATGGATTATGGAAAATTTAAATACGAGCAAACTAGAAAAGCTAAAGAAGCTAAGAAAAACCAAAAGCAAGTTATTGTTAAAGAGGTAAAGTTTAGAGCTAGAATAGATCAGCACGATATGGATACGAAAATAGCTCAAGTTAAAAAGTTTTTAGAAAAAGATAATAAAGTAAAAATAACTCTTGTTCAGTACGGAAGAGAAAGAATGTATGCTGATCAGGGAATAGAAATGCTAGATCAAATATCTGATAGATTTGTTGAAGTCGCAGATGTTGATAAAAAATATAATGATAAGCAAAAATATTTGATCTTATCACCAAAAAAATAG
- a CDS encoding S1 RNA-binding domain-containing protein, which yields MSNFDYYEEFEALLNEYMPVKEDEEIKSKVTGIIVNMDRNFTYLEVPGEPKAVRVRTEELIGYSVGDEVEVLIVAQAEESDSLILIGSKRRIDMEIGAEQLMKAFENHEIVTGKISKRVKGGYIVELFHQQGFLPNSLSEISLEQGDSFVGKEISVSIKEIKEDRKGKKILLSRKEIIAAKELEAIDKLAVGEVVKVTVLEVLDFGLTVKLNGARGFIHISEVDWKKTADLHKLFKAGDIVEAKIIEIEREKRNIKLSIKALTRNPWDIIAENNNVGQEVVGKVTRIVNYGAFVELMPGVEGLVHSSDFSWTSKKVNVNNFVKVGDELKVSIIELNPAERKLKLGIKQLSSNPWEKAETKFAIGKVLTGTVVEVKPFGIFVQVEEGVDGFIHNSDFAWTGNKKYSKGDKVEFKVVELNLEDQKIKGSIKDLTKSPWETALENYKVGDRVEKEIKNIQDFGMFVKLEEGVDGFIPTQLASKDFIKNLKDVFTPGQTILAEIVEIDSEKKRIKLSMKKVQLEKEKNENKELIEKYGTSSSEE from the coding sequence ATGTCTAACTTTGATTACTACGAAGAATTTGAAGCATTATTAAACGAGTATATGCCAGTAAAAGAGGATGAAGAAATAAAAAGTAAAGTAACAGGAATAATTGTAAATATGGATAGAAACTTTACTTATTTAGAAGTACCTGGAGAGCCAAAAGCTGTAAGAGTAAGAACAGAAGAGTTAATAGGATATTCTGTAGGAGACGAAGTTGAAGTTCTAATAGTAGCACAAGCTGAAGAGAGTGATTCATTGATTTTAATTGGTTCTAAAAGAAGAATCGACATGGAGATTGGTGCAGAACAATTAATGAAAGCATTTGAAAATCACGAAATTGTAACAGGAAAAATTTCAAAAAGAGTTAAAGGTGGATATATAGTTGAGTTGTTCCATCAGCAAGGATTTTTACCAAATTCATTATCTGAAATATCTTTAGAACAAGGTGATTCTTTCGTTGGAAAAGAAATATCAGTATCTATAAAAGAGATAAAAGAAGATAGAAAAGGTAAAAAAATTCTATTATCAAGAAAAGAGATTATAGCCGCAAAAGAATTAGAGGCAATTGATAAATTAGCGGTTGGAGAAGTTGTAAAAGTTACAGTTTTAGAAGTTTTAGATTTTGGATTAACTGTAAAACTTAATGGAGCTAGAGGGTTTATTCATATTTCAGAAGTAGATTGGAAAAAGACTGCTGATTTACATAAATTATTTAAAGCAGGAGATATAGTTGAAGCTAAAATCATAGAGATTGAAAGAGAAAAAAGAAATATAAAATTATCTATAAAAGCTTTAACTAGAAATCCTTGGGATATTATTGCAGAAAATAATAATGTAGGACAAGAGGTTGTTGGAAAAGTAACAAGAATAGTTAATTATGGAGCATTTGTAGAGTTAATGCCAGGTGTTGAAGGATTAGTTCACAGTTCAGATTTCTCTTGGACAAGCAAAAAAGTTAATGTAAATAACTTTGTAAAAGTTGGAGATGAACTTAAAGTTTCAATAATCGAATTAAATCCAGCAGAAAGAAAGTTAAAGTTAGGAATAAAGCAATTAAGCTCTAATCCTTGGGAGAAAGCAGAGACAAAATTTGCAATAGGAAAAGTTCTAACTGGAACAGTAGTAGAAGTTAAGCCTTTTGGTATTTTTGTTCAGGTAGAAGAGGGAGTAGATGGATTTATTCATAACTCTGACTTTGCATGGACTGGAAATAAAAAATATTCAAAGGGAGATAAAGTAGAGTTTAAAGTGGTAGAGTTAAACTTAGAAGATCAAAAAATTAAAGGAAGCATAAAAGATTTAACTAAAAGTCCTTGGGAAACAGCTTTAGAGAATTATAAAGTTGGAGATAGAGTTGAAAAAGAAATTAAAAATATTCAAGACTTTGGAATGTTTGTAAAATTAGAAGAAGGAGTAGATGGATTTATTCCAACACAATTAGCTTCTAAAGATTTTATAAAGAACTTGAAAGATGTATTCACACCAGGACAAACTATTTTAGCTGAAATTGTTGAAATTGATTCAGAGAAAAAAAGAATTAAATTATCTATGAAAAAAGTTCAGTTAGAAAAAGAAAAAAATGAAAATAAAGAGTTGATAGAAAAGTACGGAACTTCTTCAAGCGAAGAGTAA
- the ispH gene encoding 4-hydroxy-3-methylbut-2-enyl diphosphate reductase: MLEIIRAEKMGFCFGVKKAVETCYKVSEEKEVNKYILGMVVHNKDVVKEMENIGFVIINEEDILNGKDPLKKGDIIIIRAHGTTSQIIEKLKEKEVKIYDATCIFVDKIKEMLIQRESVGDEIIFIGDKEHPEVKGIISFGKTVKVFKNLEELKESTLDISKRYSVLTQTTLNKNKFLEIKDYLEKYYSNAQIFDRICGATSERQEATKKLAKTCDILVVIGDLKSSNSKKLLEVALAENPKSYLVQNENELDLSLFSRDMKVGITAGASTPEDIIKKIENKIRGNFNV; the protein is encoded by the coding sequence ATGTTGGAAATCATAAGAGCTGAAAAAATGGGTTTTTGCTTTGGAGTAAAAAAAGCTGTAGAAACTTGTTATAAAGTATCGGAAGAAAAAGAAGTGAATAAATATATTTTAGGAATGGTTGTTCATAATAAAGATGTTGTTAAAGAGATGGAAAATATTGGGTTTGTAATAATCAATGAAGAAGATATTTTAAACGGAAAAGATCCTTTAAAAAAAGGAGATATAATTATAATTCGGGCACATGGAACTACATCTCAAATAATTGAAAAATTAAAAGAAAAAGAAGTTAAAATATATGATGCAACTTGTATTTTTGTGGATAAAATAAAAGAGATGCTTATCCAAAGAGAAAGTGTAGGAGATGAAATAATATTCATTGGAGATAAAGAACATCCTGAAGTAAAGGGTATAATATCTTTTGGAAAAACAGTAAAAGTTTTTAAAAATTTAGAAGAATTAAAAGAAAGTACATTAGATATTAGTAAAAGATATTCGGTGTTAACTCAAACTACTTTAAATAAAAATAAATTTTTAGAGATAAAAGATTATTTAGAAAAATACTATTCAAATGCGCAGATATTTGATAGGATATGTGGAGCAACTAGTGAAAGGCAAGAGGCTACAAAAAAATTAGCAAAGACCTGTGATATATTAGTTGTGATAGGAGATTTAAAAAGCTCAAATAGTAAAAAACTTCTAGAAGTAGCTTTAGCTGAAAATCCAAAAAGTTACTTAGTTCAAAATGAGAACGAGTTGGATTTATCATTATTTTCAAGAGACATGAAGGTAGGGATAACAGCTGGAGCATCAACACCAGAAGATATAATAAAAAAAATAGAAAATAAAATAAGGGGGAACTTTAATGTCTAA
- a CDS encoding HPr family phosphocarrier protein produces the protein MKKVEVTIKNKAGLHARPSSLFVQTASKYDSDINVIFDDEIINGKSIMGLMLLAAEQGRVLTLECDGEDEDEMIADLIELIEVKKFNEE, from the coding sequence ATGAAAAAAGTGGAAGTAACTATTAAAAATAAGGCTGGATTACATGCAAGACCATCATCGTTATTTGTACAAACAGCAAGTAAATATGATTCAGATATAAATGTAATATTTGATGATGAGATTATAAATGGAAAAAGTATTATGGGATTGATGCTTCTTGCAGCAGAACAAGGAAGAGTGCTAACTTTAGAGTGTGACGGAGAAGATGAAGATGAAATGATTGCAGATCTTATAGAGTTGATAGAAGTTAAAAAGTTTAATGAGGAGTAA
- the ptsP gene encoding phosphoenolpyruvate--protein phosphotransferase: MGVIVGKSIFPGIVIGQPYIERKKKIDIENYKISSEKVEEEIERFLESVQKAKNDIKQIKGNLEGKINKEDLQILTVHIMMLDDPQFISDIKKGIKKEENNAEAVVKKVSNKYIEMFEKIADPIYKQRALDIKDISERIIMNLTHEDDIDSNLNGKILVIRELLPSELLKIYYSGINLSGIIMEYMGETSHTAILTKALEIPTLMGGNDIFSVDWGDKIILDTTSMEGKVVTNPDIKTLNRYDEEKNRYRNKMKEIEESIDKETVTLDGERVYLHLNIGGRLDITQVSRKRPDGIGLLRTELIYMDAVEFPNEEKQKKIYENIAREFEESQTNKPIVIRTLDIGADKKLSYYKMVDEENPSLGCRGMRLTLADKNLFKNQIKGILRAATHHNIKMMYPMITNLKEIIEAKDLVEECKKELLIEGKEFKENIEVGMMVEVPSNVMLADIFADYVDFFSIGTNDLTQYILATDRYSPIAEKLYDCYDPAVIRAINMVSSAGLRKHKKVSVCGEMAGENQAVIALLSLGIRDLSMAPAYIPKVRNLIRKIEMSELKEIKIKLLKSKDSQEVKNILNEYLEIIEGRN, from the coding sequence ATGGGAGTTATTGTAGGTAAAAGTATTTTCCCAGGAATAGTTATAGGTCAACCCTATATAGAAAGAAAGAAAAAGATAGATATTGAAAATTATAAAATTTCTTCTGAAAAGGTTGAAGAGGAAATAGAACGATTTTTAGAAAGTGTACAAAAAGCTAAAAATGATATAAAACAAATCAAAGGGAATTTAGAGGGTAAAATAAACAAGGAAGACTTGCAAATTTTAACAGTACATATAATGATGTTAGATGATCCTCAATTTATAAGTGATATAAAAAAAGGAATAAAAAAAGAAGAAAATAATGCAGAAGCAGTTGTAAAGAAAGTTTCTAATAAATATATAGAGATGTTTGAAAAAATAGCAGATCCAATTTATAAACAAAGAGCATTAGATATAAAGGATATAAGCGAAAGAATAATAATGAATCTAACGCATGAAGATGATATAGATTCCAATTTAAATGGGAAGATTTTGGTAATCAGGGAATTACTACCATCAGAGCTTTTAAAAATTTATTATAGTGGAATAAATTTAAGTGGAATAATAATGGAGTATATGGGAGAGACATCTCATACTGCAATATTAACAAAAGCATTAGAGATACCTACACTAATGGGCGGAAATGATATTTTTTCTGTAGATTGGGGAGATAAAATAATTTTAGATACAACATCTATGGAAGGTAAAGTTGTAACTAATCCAGATATAAAAACATTAAATAGATACGATGAAGAAAAAAATAGATATAGAAATAAAATGAAAGAGATAGAGGAATCTATTGATAAAGAAACAGTTACTTTAGATGGAGAAAGAGTTTATTTGCATTTGAATATAGGTGGTAGGTTAGATATAACTCAAGTTAGTCGAAAAAGACCTGATGGTATTGGATTGTTGAGAACAGAACTTATATATATGGATGCAGTAGAATTTCCAAATGAGGAGAAGCAAAAAAAAATATACGAAAATATAGCAAGAGAGTTTGAAGAGAGTCAAACAAACAAACCTATAGTTATAAGAACTTTAGATATAGGAGCAGATAAAAAACTATCTTATTATAAAATGGTTGATGAAGAAAATCCCTCATTAGGATGCAGAGGTATGAGATTAACTTTAGCAGATAAGAATCTTTTTAAAAATCAAATTAAAGGAATTTTAAGAGCTGCAACTCATCATAATATAAAGATGATGTATCCAATGATAACAAATTTAAAAGAAATAATTGAAGCTAAAGATTTAGTAGAAGAGTGTAAAAAAGAACTTTTAATTGAAGGAAAAGAATTTAAAGAAAATATAGAGGTTGGAATGATGGTAGAAGTACCATCAAATGTTATGTTAGCAGATATTTTTGCTGATTATGTAGACTTTTTTTCTATTGGAACGAATGATTTAACGCAATATATACTTGCAACAGATCGTTATAGTCCAATAGCTGAAAAGCTTTATGATTGTTATGATCCTGCAGTTATAAGAGCAATAAATATGGTTTCTAGTGCAGGGCTTAGAAAACATAAAAAAGTTTCGGTATGTGGAGAAATGGCTGGAGAAAACCAAGCTGTCATAGCTTTATTGAGTTTAGGAATAAGAGATTTAAGTATGGCACCAGCATATATTCCAAAAGTAAGAAATTTAATTAGAAAAATCGAGATGTCAGAGTTGAAAGAAATTAAAATAAAACTATTAAAATCTAAAGATTCTCAAGAGGTAAAAAATATCCTAAATGAATATTTAGAAATAATTGAAGGGAGAAATTAA
- the hrcA gene encoding heat-inducible transcriptional repressor HrcA: MVVSDREKLVLSAIIDFYLLSGETIGSRTLVKKYNIDLSSATIRNVMSDLEDMGFISKTHTSSGRIPTDKGYKFYLEELLKIEKLSREEQARINSVYDIKMRELDSVLKKTSMLLSKLTNYVGIVIEPTHKKEKIKKVELVHIDDYMSMAVIVMENKSVRTKKIFFEEVCSQSELLKLSQRINNEIRNSSVESHEIEKIIDFVYSEVEGKLFLENSSEIFKDKQVNEISDVLDIFSKREKIKELFEEAIKSRPFKEGEVNVIFGEELAVKGLEDYSFVYSVYNMDNSPGIIGVMGPKRMSYSKTMGLIQHVTKEVNKVIKEISNEGDSDGR, translated from the coding sequence ATGGTTGTCAGCGATAGAGAAAAGCTCGTTCTTAGTGCCATTATTGATTTTTATCTTCTTTCTGGAGAAACAATCGGTTCTAGAACTCTTGTTAAAAAATATAATATAGATCTATCTTCTGCAACAATAAGAAATGTGATGTCTGATCTAGAAGATATGGGGTTTATCTCAAAAACTCATACTTCTTCAGGAAGAATACCCACGGATAAAGGCTATAAATTTTACTTAGAAGAACTTCTAAAGATTGAAAAGCTTTCAAGAGAAGAACAAGCTCGAATAAATTCTGTTTATGATATTAAAATGAGAGAATTGGATTCTGTTTTGAAAAAAACTTCAATGCTTTTATCTAAATTAACTAACTATGTTGGAATTGTTATTGAACCTACGCATAAGAAAGAAAAAATAAAAAAAGTTGAACTAGTTCATATTGATGATTATATGTCTATGGCTGTTATTGTTATGGAAAACAAAAGTGTTCGAACTAAAAAAATTTTCTTCGAAGAAGTGTGTAGTCAAAGTGAGCTCTTAAAGTTATCACAACGAATTAATAATGAAATAAGAAATAGTTCTGTTGAATCTCACGAAATCGAAAAAATTATTGATTTTGTTTATAGTGAAGTAGAGGGAAAACTTTTTTTAGAAAACTCCTCTGAAATATTTAAAGATAAACAAGTTAATGAAATTAGTGATGTTTTAGATATTTTTTCTAAAAGAGAAAAAATAAAAGAACTTTTCGAAGAGGCAATTAAGTCTAGACCTTTTAAAGAGGGTGAAGTTAATGTTATTTTTGGCGAAGAACTCGCTGTAAAAGGATTGGAAGATTATAGCTTTGTATATTCTGTTTATAATATGGATAACTCTCCAGGTATAATTGGTGTTATGGGACCTAAAAGAATGTCTTATTCAAAAACTATGGGTCTTATACAACATGTTACAAAAGAGGTTAACAAAGTTATAAAAGAAATAAGTAATGAAGGAGATAGTGATGGCAGATAA
- the grpE gene encoding nucleotide exchange factor GrpE, whose translation MADKEIKEEIVEEIINDTENKNENIETTSQEDEIKKLKGEVEDWKNSYLRKQADFQNFTKRKEKEFDDLKAFASEKVVVKVLDIIDNLERAIAASSETKDFDSLVKGVELTLSQMKSTVASEGVEAIETEKATFDPHLHMAVSVEDSADYANDEIIAEFQKGYKMKGKVIRPSMVKVCKK comes from the coding sequence ATGGCAGATAAAGAAATAAAAGAAGAAATAGTTGAAGAAATAATTAATGATACAGAAAATAAAAATGAAAATATAGAGACTACGTCTCAAGAAGATGAAATAAAAAAATTAAAAGGTGAGGTTGAAGATTGGAAAAACTCTTACTTAAGAAAACAAGCTGATTTCCAAAACTTTACCAAAAGAAAAGAGAAAGAATTTGATGATTTAAAAGCTTTTGCTTCTGAAAAAGTAGTAGTAAAAGTTTTAGATATAATCGATAATCTTGAAAGAGCTATCGCTGCTTCTTCTGAAACAAAAGATTTTGATTCCCTTGTAAAAGGTGTTGAATTAACACTTTCTCAAATGAAAAGTACTGTTGCTAGTGAAGGTGTTGAAGCTATAGAAACTGAAAAAGCTACATTTGATCCTCATTTACATATGGCTGTTTCCGTTGAAGACTCAGCAGATTATGCTAATGATGAAATTATAGCAGAGTTTCAAAAAGGTTATAAAATGAAGGGGAAAGTTATTAGACCCTCAATGGTTAAAGTTTGTAAAAAATAA
- the dnaK gene encoding molecular chaperone DnaK: MAKIIGIDLGTTNSCVAIMEGGSTTVIPNAEGARTTPSVVSIKDNGEIIVGEIAKRQAITNPTSTILSIKTHMGSDYKVDIHGKQYTPQEISAMILKKLKSDAEAYLGEKVTEAVITVPAYFTDAQRQATKDAGVIAGLDVKRIINEPTAAALAYGLEKAGKEEKVLVFDLGGGTFDVSILEIADGVIEVISTSGNNHLGGDNFDDAVIKYLVEEFKKESGIDLANDKMAYQRLKDAAEKAKKELSTLMEAHISLPFITMDATGPKHLDIKLTRAKFNDLTRDLVEATQVPTKDALKAAGLNPSDIDEILLVGGSTRIPAVQEWVESYFGKKPNKGINPDEVVAEGAAIQGGVLMGDVKDVLLLDVTPLSLGIETLGGVFTKIIERNTTIPVKKSQVFSTAVDNQPAVTINVLQGERAKAADNHKLGEFNLEGIPAAPRGVPQIEVTFDIDANGIVHVSAKDLGTGKESTVTISGSTNLSADEIERMKKDAEANEAEDKKFKELVETRNKADMLIASTEKSVKDYAEKVTEDEKKAIEAAIEELKSVKDGEDKEAIDAAIEKLSQAAHKLAEEIYKDAQAKQQGGAAPENNGTDDVADAEIVD, translated from the coding sequence ATGGCAAAAATTATAGGAATTGACTTAGGAACTACTAACTCATGTGTTGCAATAATGGAAGGGGGATCAACTACTGTAATCCCTAACGCTGAAGGAGCAAGAACAACTCCATCTGTTGTAAGTATCAAAGATAATGGTGAAATTATTGTTGGAGAGATTGCTAAAAGACAAGCTATCACAAATCCTACATCAACTATTCTTTCAATCAAAACACATATGGGAAGCGACTATAAAGTTGATATTCACGGAAAACAATATACACCACAAGAGATTTCAGCTATGATATTAAAAAAATTAAAATCTGATGCTGAAGCTTATTTAGGAGAGAAAGTTACTGAAGCGGTTATTACTGTTCCAGCTTACTTTACAGATGCTCAAAGACAAGCTACAAAAGATGCCGGTGTTATAGCTGGATTAGACGTTAAAAGAATTATAAATGAGCCTACTGCTGCTGCACTAGCTTACGGACTTGAAAAAGCTGGAAAAGAAGAGAAAGTTTTAGTATTTGACCTTGGAGGAGGAACATTTGACGTTTCTATCCTTGAGATTGCTGACGGAGTTATTGAAGTTATATCAACTTCAGGAAACAACCATTTAGGTGGAGATAACTTTGACGATGCTGTTATCAAATATTTAGTTGAAGAGTTTAAAAAAGAAAGTGGAATAGATTTAGCTAATGATAAAATGGCATATCAAAGACTTAAAGATGCTGCAGAAAAAGCTAAAAAAGAGTTATCTACATTAATGGAAGCTCATATTTCTCTACCATTCATAACAATGGATGCAACTGGACCAAAGCATTTAGATATTAAATTAACTAGAGCTAAGTTCAATGATTTAACTAGAGATTTAGTTGAGGCTACTCAAGTACCTACAAAAGATGCATTAAAAGCTGCAGGATTAAATCCTTCAGATATCGATGAAATCTTATTAGTTGGAGGTTCTACAAGAATTCCTGCTGTTCAAGAGTGGGTTGAATCTTACTTTGGTAAAAAACCTAACAAAGGTATAAACCCAGACGAGGTTGTTGCTGAAGGAGCTGCTATTCAAGGTGGAGTATTAATGGGAGATGTTAAAGATGTATTACTTCTTGATGTTACTCCATTATCTTTAGGAATTGAAACTTTAGGTGGAGTGTTCACAAAAATTATCGAAAGAAACACTACAATTCCTGTTAAAAAATCACAAGTATTCTCAACTGCTGTTGATAACCAACCAGCTGTTACAATAAATGTATTACAAGGTGAAAGAGCAAAAGCTGCTGATAACCATAAATTAGGAGAATTCAACTTAGAAGGAATTCCTGCTGCTCCTAGAGGAGTACCTCAAATCGAAGTTACATTTGATATTGATGCTAACGGAATCGTTCACGTTTCTGCAAAAGATTTAGGAACTGGAAAAGAAAGTACTGTAACTATCTCTGGTTCAACTAACCTTTCTGCTGATGAAATTGAAAGAATGAAAAAAGATGCTGAAGCTAATGAAGCCGAAGATAAAAAATTTAAAGAGTTAGTTGAAACAAGAAATAAAGCTGATATGTTAATTGCTTCTACTGAGAAATCTGTAAAAGATTATGCTGAAAAAGTTACTGAAGATGAGAAAAAAGCTATTGAAGCTGCTATCGAAGAACTTAAATCAGTTAAAGATGGAGAAGATAAAGAGGCTATAGATGCTGCAATTGAAAAATTATCTCAAGCTGCTCACAAGTTAGCTGAAGAAATCTACAAAGATGCTCAGGCTAAACAACAAGGTGGAGCTGCTCCAGAAAACAACGGAACTGATGACGTTGCTGATGCTGAGATAGTTGACTAA